The sequence below is a genomic window from Haematobia irritans isolate KBUSLIRL chromosome 3, ASM5000362v1, whole genome shotgun sequence.
ccgtacatccgaatattttatgggtctcgaaaaacttgcaaaataccagccaaatcggttcagatttagatatagctctcatatatagctttcgcccgatttacactcatttgcccaaagaggccaatttttaactccgatttggttgaaattttgcacagggagtagaattagcattgtaactatgcgtgccaaatttggttgacatcggttcagatttggatatatctcccatatatagctttcgcccgatttacactcatatgaccacagaggccaatttttaactccgatttagttgaaattttgcacagggagtagaattagcattgaaactatgcgtgccaaatttggttgaaatcggttcagatttggatatatctcccatatatagctttcgcccgatttacactcatatgaccacagaggccaatttttaactccgatttagttgaaattttgcacagagagtataattattgttgctatgcgtgccaaatttggttgaaatcggttcagatttagatatagctcccatatatatgtttttctgatttcgacaaaaatggtcaaaataccaacaatttccttgtaaaatcgcaactgcttagtcgcaaagttgtaaaaatgactctaattttcctaatacatatatatcgagcgataaatcatgaataaacttttgcaaagtttccttaaaattgcttcagatttaaatgtttcccatatttttttactagcattgtgttccaccctagtgcattagccgacttaaattttgagtctatagattttgttgaagtctatcaaattcttccagatcgagtgatatttaaatgtatgtatttgggacaaacctttatatatagccccaaacacatttgacggatgtgatatggtatcgacaatttagatctacaaagtggtgcagggtataatatagtcggccccgcccgactttagactttccttactggttttttactagcattgtgttccaccctagtgcattagccgacttaaattttgagtctatagattttgttgaagtctatcaaattcttccagatcgagtgatatttaaatgtatgtatttgggacaaacctttatatatagccccaaacacatttgacggatgtgatatggtatcgacaatttagatctacaaagtggtgcagggtataatatagtcggccccgcccgactttagactttccttactggttttgaatgtttttgttcaaaaatgggatttaaagacgattttattaatttccaaaaaaattttcagattgaACTTAATTGAACTTagtcaaataatattttctttcgtctaaagatacccagttttaagtgGAATCACAGAAGGAcaaaacaacttcattgaaaagtttgtcgacttttggaaaaggaaaaaaacgaccgtaagttcggccaggccgaatcttatgtaccctccaccatggattgcatagaaacttgtactaaagactgtcatccacaatcgaattacttgggttgcggtaacacttgccgatgacaagttatcttaaaatttcttaacaccgtcttctcaattgtaagttaatccataggggtatatattaaacaaaaaaggccgattaaatacgtctataattcagtttgacaaaattttctatagaaacaaaattttgacaaacttttctatagcaataaaattttgacaaaattttctataaaaataaaatcttgacaaaattttgtatagaaataaaatcttgacaaaattttttatagtaataaaatgttgacaaaattttctatagaaatacaattttggtagattatttttggggatcgactatatataactatagaccaatttagagcaattttggcatggttgttagcggtcatatgctagcgcaatgtaccaaatttcaccacgtaccaaatttcaaccggatcggatgaattttgctcatccatgaggctccggagatcaaatctggggatcggtttaaatgggggttatttgtaattaagaccggtatggatcaattcttgcatggttgttaaagaccatatactaataccacgtaccaaatttcaaccgggtcgggtaaattttgctcttccaaggggttccggaggtcaaatctggggatcggtttatatgggggctacatataattatggaccgatatggaccgattcctgtatggttgttagagaccatatgctaacaacacgtatcaaatttcaaccgaatcggatgaattttgctcatccatgaggctgcggaggtcaaatctgggtatcggtttatatgggggctatttcactaaagacaattttactttattttagttcatgaaattattatgtttggagaaagttttatttattctaataattttttgcatacgtagttaaaagaactaaaaaatggggaaaattatacataaattaatGATGTTGGCGAAAATATTCACTTTCCCAACGAAAAATTCaaggaaaaatcataaaatcatcATTCTTATAAAGCAGCAAAAGTCACCCACAAAATCATCAAATAACAAAAACTTCATCATCATCTTAAGCATACAAAACTTAATAATGAAGTTTTGTTTGCTTTGCTTAGCTGTCCACTTGACTAATCTGCATATGCAGTTTCATTTGCAGTGAGTGCATCCCCTGCCCCCTTCACTACAATGCGAATAGCCAGCAGCTTGTGCGTCGCCACCCACTCCTGATGTCAACACTCGCAGTCACTTACCTGCGCACGCATTATTCCTTTGCAGAACAACAACATCGTATACGGGAGCGCAGAATGTTAATAGGTGGATTCATACGCATatgaacaaacaaacatacataTGAACATTAGAATTGCATTGTACGTATATTTGTAAAAGGTTTTGAGAATGCAATTGCAGTATCTATGTGGTCAATGACTCCttttcaaaatcatatgttccgCTGAAATTTAAGTACATACATATCCATGTAGTTtgttatgtatttttttctagACGATAATTATTATTAGCTTTAAGGTTTCTTgctatgaaaattaattttaaatgatcTCTTCTTGTCTAACCATCAAGGAATAAACAACATAAGTATCCTGAACATTGTACTaattatttaactttttttctacagcaaataaataaatcgttgtaatatttttattattgaaaatctTTGGTTTTTTATTCTTGTCATTTCAACTACGcaagttttctcaacattttattggtgCCGAAACCCGGGACTTTTCCTCGTTtgttcattttaattaaaaaagaaaatttttgtgaatttttttttttattttttctcgcgAAATTAGTGAACGGTTTTTCAAAAACAACTAACTTCAAAATAGTGaacacaaacgaaatttttcaatcGCTAATCAACATAATTTCTCacataataaataattattcatttattaatcaattgaaaattataaaagttctaattggtgaatttttttgtgatttagattaacaatttttttccgcATTTGTGATTATAAAGTTTCGTTTTTGTGATTCCTTTGAAATTTATTCAATCGAAACTTTGCGTTATTTGAATCACTGACCGTTTTTACTGGCGAAAAAGGCTACAGTTGATTTTCAAATAAGACTTTATTTgtgctttttaaatttcatccTTTGGTGTTGTGTGTGCAAGCATAACGATGTGTGATCTTTCTGCACTTATCAATGATCAACGacaattattaaatttgttggtaAAATATCAAAGCCGTTTTGTGGTAAAACATTCCGCGGAGAAAACTCATGGTTATGTAAGCGCCTTGGCCCAAAGGATCGATGATATTTTTAATCGTTTTGAAGCGCAGCATGAAACTATAGTGGAACACGTGCGCGATAATTCGATAAATTCTAGCGAAGTTCCTTATCTTAACGATGATTTCTATCTCGACTTTTCCGAGACATATTTTACATTCAAAGGAATGCTTATCGATTCCTTCCCTGATCGCTCCGTATCACATTCGCCAATGGCTAGTACCTTCGTTGCCCCACATGGTCGCTCGGATACGACCATAATTTCTGAATCTAAACTTCCTAAAATATCGATTCCTAAATTCTCGGGAGAATATATTGAGTGGATTCCATTCCGCGACATATATTTTTCATTAGTTCATCAGAACGATTCGttgaacaaaattcaaaaattttattatttgcgaAGCACTTTAGAAGGCGAAGCTGCAAATctaattaaaaacatttcaGCCACTGAGGCTAACTATGATTCAGCTTGGAAGATTTTGGAATCCAGATACCACAACAAACGAATGCTTGTTGgtaatttaatttccaaattattCAATATTCCAAAATCAGAAGGCGATTTCcaatcaattaaaactttgcTTGACTCCGCCCAAGAGTGTATTTCGTCTTTACAGAATCTTGATATTAACACCAAAACTTGGGATCCACTTCTTATCCATCTCTTGGTACAGAAGCTTGATATCCAATCACGCCGAGACTGGGAACAGTCTCTAAAATCTTCAACCGAAATTCCGCAGCTATCTGAACTTTTCTTATTCTTGGAAAGAACATTCCGTACGCTGGAATCCATAGCTGGCGAAACTACTAATTCTCCTAAAAATTTTCCCCCGCGGACTGACAAATACCAAAACTCGTCTCAGACAAAAAAGGCAACATTCCATTCTGGCCTTATCACTAAACCTGATTTGccaatttgtgttttttgtgaGAAAAACCACAATCTTACCAAATGCTACAAATTTTTGGCTTTGCCACGAActtccaaaattaattttctgaacgATAAAAACATTTGCTTTAATTGTTTTATTGTTGGTCATAATCACGATAACTGCACTTCCATTTTTCGCTGTGCAACATGCCAACAACCTCATCATACAGTAATCCATCCTGAAGATCCTGTCAGTCCAATCCCAAATCCTCCCACTCAGGTAACTTCCCATAGCGCTCAGTCGTTTTCTAGTGTCCTGCTCTACACAATTAGACTTAACGTCAATACAAGCCGTGGTCGATTCCAACTGAGGGCTCTTCTTGATCCTGGCTCACAAGGCAGTCTCATCTCTGAGCAAACGGTGGAGAAGTTAGCTTTAACTAAAACTAGATCTAACTGCAGAGTGGTTGGAATTGGAAATCATCATGGAGATGTCTCAAAATTCACTGTAGAACTGAATTTAGTTccacgaaatgaaaattttggtttttcatGTACAGCTCTTGTTCTTCCCACAATCTCATCATATGCCCCTGATCCTTCATCTCAACAAATTTCATTACCTGAAATCGCAAGGAATAACTTAGCTGATCCATGGTTTTACAATTCTGATCCCATAGATCTAATCCTTGGGTCAGATAtttgttctgaaattaaatTAGCTGGTCAATCATTTATCCATAAGGGACTATTCTTTCAGAACACTTGCTTCGGTTGGGTTTTCTCAGGATCTAGCGTATACTCACCTCCAAGGAGAATTCATATTCATAATACAAATATCATTCCTATACATTCACAACATTCCCAGAATACTAGCAGACATGGACATGAACATTATTTTCCGaacactttaaatttttattccagcttcaattggaattcaaaatatttaccaaTACAAAATAGTCCCTAAACATCACAGCATGCCAAGATTTTCTTATATCCCTAACTTTTGCTTAAACATACAactaaattgaatttgaaaatctaatgtttttaaaaaatatttaatattttgaaaataaccttttttgaaaataatttccctAGGCTTAAACTAAAACCTCTACTCAAAACATTtgtcaacaaaataaaaaatcatagctTTTGCACTAATCTAAATTAATATCTATGCTTATTATCCTTTACTTTATACTTGCAGATACACTTTACTTATACATTCACTTTCATACATATAAACTTTTCTTCTATGGATaattaatcaataaattttcacaagtaTGGAGTCTACTGACAGCGCTGTGAGTCGGAGCATAGCGGAGGGAAACCTCGACTAAAATTCTTCCACCGATAGGCCgtatttgtagaaaatcttcATCTGAAAACATTCGTTCTCCAGGGGGGAGAATGTTGGCGAAAATATTCATTTTCCCAACGAAAAATTCaaggaaaaatcataaaatcatcATTCTTATAAAGCAGCAAAAGTCACCCACAAAATCATCAAATAACAAAAACTTCATCATCATCTTAAGCATACAAAACTTAATAATGAAGTTTTGTTTGCTTTGCTTAGCTGTCCACTTGACTAATCTGCATATGCAGTTTCATTTGCAGTGAGTGCATCCCCTGCCCCCTTCACTACAATGCGAATAGCCAGCAGCTTGTGCGTCGCCACCCACTCCTGATGTCAACACTCGCAGTCACTTACCTGCGCACGCATTATTCCTTTGCAGAACAACAACATCGTATACGGGAGCGCAGAATGTTAATAGGTGGATTCATACGCATatgaacaaacaaacatacataTGAACATTAGAATTGCATTGTACGTATATTTGTAAAAGGTTTTGAGAATGCAATTGCAGTATCTATGTGGTCAATGACTCCttttcaaaatcatatgttccgCTGAAATTTAAGTACATACATATCCATGTAGTTtgttatgtatttttttctagACGATAATTATTATTAGCTTTAAGGTTTCTTgctatgaaaattaattttaaatgatcTCTTCTTGTCTAACCATCAAGGAATAAACAACATAAGTATCCTGAACATTGTACTaattatttaactttttttctacagcaaataaataaatcgttgtaatatttttattattgaaaatctTTGGTTTTTTATTCTTGTCATTTCAACTACGCAAGTTTTCTCAACAATGATTTACtatattcgtacttctcacaaaatagttcactatttctttaaatttgtaaattttactacaaatgcgccaacCTTGaagttcgtatggcactaaagacattcatgcaattttgaattccaattttttccttcaaactataaaattttctttaacaaacaaattaattacgtctaataatttttgttgaatttgtcgaaaaatatttacttatttttgtgatatcggcatgatgtcagcgtttgtaagactgtttagttaaaaatttctaaaaataatctacattttctaaaattcaccACAAgtattcttcctggtgggttcactgttttttttttttcagtgtaatgcctaaagttgtctcaatctcacgagAGGTCATATGACTATCTTCCCATATCAGTTGGCGCACAACATCAATTGTTTctggaacaacaactgattttggaagatCTTAACGAAATTTGTgttggagtgaactacgacctcggttgaattcaTCATACACTGGTCCTTGATGGagcttcatagaaaaaaattgaattaagttcatcCATGCACTATAGTTGAAttaatccacgtcgaaagttGTACAAAATAATCgcaagaaaatgttcacaatttaaATCCGCACGTatgtcaaaacctcaaaaatgtcaagctttgtGATAGAGCACTTAGTTAGCAGATTGCAACCCTAGGGTTTCCCAATCCCGCCATATGAAAGCCCCCCATTCCCTCTTACACCCCAACCTATGATAGGTTAAGTAttatggcagcccgatatttcggctcacttaggctattaagCCCATTgtgatcactgagtgctgcccgactctatgttaagctcaatgacaaaggacctcctttttatagccgattccgatTGGCGTTCCGCATTGCTGAGAAGCTTTGcaacattcagaaatgtcaccagaattactgaggtgggataatccaccgctgaaaaactttttggtgtttggtcgaaactgggatcgaacccacgaccctgcactgaaaaaaattattgtcgtgagtccaaagatttcatgtccttaaaatacgaatgcaattttttcttggcatagaagactcatttttctaatataaagtttttttccttgtccaaaagtcgataaacttttcaatgaagtcgtattgtacttataactaagtgatttgccttaaaaatgggtatcataacatgaaagagaatttttttgggctaaggtcaactggactttaataattcagaaaaattctttaaatttaatgaaatacagACTCggctttcagtagaaattatgctatgtttcaagtaaaaaacgtatttaaaataaagcgttggaaaacatgtcctattttttaacgaatttttgctttgtagtcaagttgcaaaaagacaacaaatttaaagacattgttgtctttttgcaacttgactacaatgcaaaaattcgttcaaaaataggacatgttttccaacactttattttaaagacgttttttacttgaatcatagcataatttctactgaaagtcgagtctgtatttggaaaacaaagttgtcgttaactcgtgtttaaaggactttgatggcatatgaagaaaaaaagctgaaaaaaacgaaaagtttaaatttgcttcctagaagcaagtacacaaatcccaaatttaaaagagaattgtgtcttaaaaatatccaaaattattaaagtaaagacaaaatctttggaacaggacatgctttttttcagtatgtGTATGtatttgcactacggtggctcctaaACCTATGGAAGACGGTGTGAAACATCATCTGCTGTTTAGAACTTCTAGCGACATAAGCCATAAAAGGAGGCACATTCATTTTAAGAAAGTGGCACACTTTTTCATAAGGAAAATTCAACAAATAAACGCATTTATACCTTtgtattataaataataaaaaaagttttttgtttgactaagttcaacttgactttaataattctaaaaagtttttcaaaattaatgaaatcgtttttcaattttttgcctttttgcatcttgactacaaagcaaaaaagcgtttaaaaataggagattttttgcaacactttattttaaagacttttttacttgaaacaaagcaTAATCTCTATTTATAGTCTAGTACggatttgtaaatttaagttgtccttaacatgattttaaaggactttgatagcacatgaagaaaataagatgaaaaaaccaataaattaaattttgtttcctagaaccaatacgcaaaaattaaaattaaaagataattgtgtcttaagtTTATCTTTActccaattctccgcttctttggctcggaatcaataccaaaatcattagtgtaaagacaaaatctttggaacccacacagaaaaaaataccactaaaatatttccaattaaaaagttgattgaagttgaaaatgttttcaattaataaattaattgatacaattaacttcttAATCAAgacagaaacattaagttaattaagtcaatgattgaaaattgatcattgaacaagtatatacggccgtaagttcggccaggccgaatcttatgtaccctccaccaaggccgtattcaggggggggggatgagggggatcaaaccccccccgaaatgaatgaatatttttatataaataaatatatatttttagctgcatagaaaaatcttatcgaagatgttgaagaaaagctggaggttttattttcaaaaacgcttacctataaaacttgcacaaatcatagaatactagttgaaaagtccgtcaaacgacggtcgaaaaaaacaaattgtttttgttctcgcaccacaaatttcatttttggaaaatgtatttctgctttttatgtgtgtttgttgttctttttgtgaacatgactcgctttgtttggccatagaacaacaacgaaacagccaaacgcacgtgtgtaaatgaaatggaaatggaaatgaaatgcgaaaagaacctgcctaatttagcgatggaagcaataaagagatatttccaaacgtgcatattttaaaaattttggtcactttgccagttactcagggatggaaaatacaatttttaagaaagtacaaaaaaggtattttttgatcggaaaggtacttgttactaaatttcaacaaaaatttcacttgaatattattgtcaagagactgaattttaaagaaaataaaattttgacaaaattttctatataaataaaattttgcaaaaattttctatagaaataaaattttccattcgttttgttttgttattgttggttttgatctttaagcattgttgtttttttgttgcagcttaaaaccatacattgactaaactacaagtgtagcttaaccaacagaggaaaagaatgtttgtcaaatttatttgggcaaagacctatagactgcaagatggttggatggtttcggaattaccacattccttaacAGCATCccctatttgcagcaaaactatcaaccaattatcagaataaattcaggcagttcattaaacccaacaatgaaccacacttgaaccctccgaaaaaaggttttgtatgatagccggcttatgccgaaataattttgtaaaaaaattctatagaaaaaaaaatttgcaaaattttttctatagaaataaaattttgcaaaaatttcctatagaaataaaatttttacaaaattttcaattgaaataaaattttaacaaaattttctataaaaataaaattttgcaaaaattctataccgaaataaaaaatcgataatatagaatcgcattcttttttcgactaaaacattcttgaagttaaataaaatcctgtttttgactgtcttttacaaaatcgagattttcttcccacatgaacatgtctgttttgccatatttgtaaaagactattagcaaataaggttgataaagactttctcaaaatattaaaatattttgtcaaagctattgtaccataaatctgatatcaactcaaaaatgtctacacaaaaggtactaaatcattcgcggtggtactacggtactgaccggggtgaaagaggtttgaaaaaagtactatagtactacattttctatccctgcagttactacgtgctcatccgaacgttcattttcaacaatgaagagattaaagacgtatcttagaaattcgactagcgagagtagactcaaaggattggcattaatgtcggttcatcgccgaataaatgtgccgactgaagaagtcattgatttatttgctgcccaaaaagcccgtcggcttaatttaatattacaacaagtatatgcagcactaagttcggccgggccgaatcttaaatacccaccaccatgaaccaaatattagggtttcctttgaaatttcaggagggcttgaggacttgaggatattcccgaagataaatttaaagatttcacctatgaggactatatcagattctggatttataagaaccatttttgaaccattttagaggaatcattaacatctcttgtaagtatgcaagaaaattataaaatgaagtcttgatttgaaatcttaaatctgtagaagtaaaatctggaaattttacaatgagtttcaagcaattttcatgatcagtgcgccttctacaccctcaagaagtgaagtcggtctatatggaggcattaccaaatggaccgataaaaacttaatccgatacacgtttttgtgagcctaaaataccagaatatttacaatttcaggcaaatcagataaaaactacggtttctagaaacccaaggagttaaatcgggagatcgttcttatgggggctatactaaaatatggacggatactcaccgttttcggcacacctctttatgacccgaaaatacctctagatttccaatttcaggcaaataggataaaaacttcggattctagaagcccaagaagtaaaatcgggatatcggtctatgtgagggctataccaaaatatggaccgatactcaccattttcggcacacctctttatggtcctaaaatacctctagatttccaatttcaggcaaattggataaaaactacggtttatataagcccaagaccccaaatcggtaggtcgttttatatggggaccataccaaaacatggaccgatactcacaatttttcgcacacctatttgtggtcctacaatacctctagatttccaatttcaggtaaattgaataaaaactgcggtttctataatcccaagaagtaaaattgggagatcggtttatatggcggctataccaaaatatggatcgatactcaccatttttggcacacctctttatggtcataaaatacctctaggtttcaaatttcaggcaaattggataaaaactacgatttctataagcccaagaccccaaatcgggaggtcggtttatatggggactatatcaaaacctggaccgatatagcccatcttcgagtttgacctgcctgcagacaaaagacgagtttgtgcaaaatttcagtacgattgcttcattattgaagactgtagcgtgatgacaacagacaggcagacagacggacatcgttatatcgtcttagaatttctccctgatcaagaatatatatacattatatagtcggaaatcgatatttcgatgtgttacaaacggaatgacaaacttattatacccccgtcaccattctatggtggtgggtataaaaatattgtatacatacctatgcataaataaaattttctacacctgagattatatgaatatttttttttaaagttgaaccccccccccgaattaaaatcctggctacggccttgccctccaccatggattgcgtagaaacttctacgaaagactgtcatccacaatctaattacttgggttgtggtatcttaaaacttcttaacatcgttttctaaattgtgagttagtccatacgtggtatatattagacaaaaaagttatgtataggtaagtctacaaataattacgaatcgacatggaaattgaaatatgggggtcgcttatatgggggctatatacaattatgaacttgatatggaccaatttttgtgtgattggggatcgatttatctatatataactatagaccgatatggacccagttaggcatggttgttaacggtcatatactagcacaatgtaccaaatttcaactcggatgaaatttgctcctccaagaggcaccaaaaccaaatctcgggatcggtttatatgggggctatatatgattatggactgatatggactacttttggcatgtttgttaaatataatatactaccaccacgtaccaaatttcaaccagatcggatgaattttgattctccaaacggcacaggaggtcaaatctggggatcggtttatatgggggctatatataattatggactgatatgaaccaattcctgcatggttggtggataccataacatatactaacatcacgtaccaaatttcaaccgtatcggatgatacGGCTCCAagtggctctggaggtcaaagctggggatcggtttatatgggggctatatataattattgaccgatttcgaccagtttttgcatgggtgtttgaggccatatattaacaccacgt
It includes:
- the LOC142230944 gene encoding uncharacterized protein LOC142230944, with amino-acid sequence MCDLSALINDQRQLLNLLVKYQSRFVVKHSAEKTHGYVSALAQRIDDIFNRFEAQHETIVEHVRDNSINSSEVPYLNDDFYLDFSETYFTFKGMLIDSFPDRSVSHSPMASTFVAPHGRSDTTIISESKLPKISIPKFSGEYIEWIPFRDIYFSLVHQNDSLNKIQKFYYLRSTLEGEAANLIKNISATEANYDSAWKILESRYHNKRMLVGNLISKLFNIPKSEGDFQSIKTLLDSAQECISSLQNLDINTKTWDPLLIHLLVQKLDIQSRRDWEQSLKSSTEIPQLSELFLFLERTFRTLESIAGETTNSPKNFPPRTDKYQNSSQTKKATFHSGLITKPDLPICVFCEKNHNLTKCYKFLALPRTSKINFLNDKNICFNCFIVGHNHDNCTSIFRCATCQQPHHTVIHPEDPVSPIPNPPTQVTSHSAQSFSSVLLYTIRLNVNTSRGRFQLRALLDPGSQGSLISEQTVEKLALTKTRSNCRVVGIGNHHGDVSKFTVELNLVPRNENFGFSCTALVLPTISSYAPDPSSQQISLPEIARNNLADPWFYNSDPIDLILGSDICSEIKLAGQSFIHKGLFFQNTCFGWVFSGSSIHFTYTFTFIHINFSSMDN